A stretch of the Streptomyces sp. NBC_00078 genome encodes the following:
- a CDS encoding SgcJ/EcaC family oxidoreductase has product MTRRSISKRAAVVTATALVTLGTVGTIAATAGPEHAAKPTKTQIAGLFDTWNKALQTGDSDKVADLYARDATLLPTVSNEVRTDRAGIVDYFDHFLANKPVGTKIETIVNVLDSNSAIDTGVYEFTLTDHDTGRKRVVEARYTYTYEKIDGKWKIVNHHSSVMPEKK; this is encoded by the coding sequence ATGACCCGTCGTTCCATAAGCAAGCGCGCAGCCGTCGTCACCGCCACCGCCCTCGTGACCCTCGGCACCGTGGGCACCATCGCCGCCACCGCCGGGCCCGAGCACGCCGCCAAGCCCACCAAGACGCAGATCGCCGGCCTGTTCGACACCTGGAACAAGGCGCTCCAGACCGGCGACTCGGACAAGGTGGCGGACCTGTACGCGAGGGACGCGACCCTGCTGCCCACCGTCTCCAACGAGGTCCGGACCGACCGCGCCGGGATCGTCGACTACTTCGACCACTTCCTTGCCAACAAGCCGGTCGGCACGAAGATCGAGACGATCGTCAACGTGCTCGACAGCAACTCCGCGATCGACACCGGCGTCTACGAGTTCACGCTCACCGACCACGACACCGGCAGGAAGCGCGTCGTCGAGGCCCGCTACACGTACACGTACGAGAAGATCGACGGGAAGTGGAAGATCGTCAACCACCACTCCTCGGTGATGCCCGAGAAGAAGTGA